Part of the uncultured Cohaesibacter sp. genome is shown below.
TGCCGCTGACCGCCGGTGCACCTGAGCCCAGAAGGCCGGTGCCCTGAGGGATACCCTCGAAGGTCCAGACTTCCTTGCCGTCCGAAATATTGACAGCAAACAACGAGTTGGTGGCAGAAACAGCCAGAACCAGATTGCCCGCCACAATCGGCGCGCCGCGTGCCGGTGCGTCCATCTGGAAAGTCCAGAGACGGCGTCCCGTACCTGCATCAAGCGCGACCAGCTCGCTAAAGCCGGTCGAGGCAAATACCCGGGCGCTGTCCATGGCCACAGCACCGCCAAGGGCTGACCCCTTCTCGCTTTCGGGCCGGACTGACTGGTTCCAAAGGCGGCTGCCGTTGGAAACATTATAGACCGAGACCTGTCCATCCGGACTGTAAACCGCGACACGACCACCGACCGAAACCGGGCGCGCAGCTGCGCGTTCATCCGAATCCCCGCCGCGAATGGCAGCATTGACACTCCAGACCCGGTTGCCCTGTCCGCTGAAAGAGACGTTCGGGGGATTGTTGGTTGCCGTTCCGCCGGCCTGTGTCCAGGACGAGAAATCGACAGCTCCAGAAATGGAAACAGGAGACTGATCTTCGACCGTAGCCACAGCAGCGGTGTCGAACAGGGTCTGTCGCTCACCGGGCAGAATGTCTTCTGGTGTCTTGAACGGGTTCATGTCGCCCGCAAAGTCAGATACGCTGGAGCAGCCGACCAGACCGGCGACCAGCGCCAGCATCGCAGCCTTGCCAGCATATCCCAGAAAACGCGTCCCGGTTCTCACCCCCGTTGCTGTCCTCATTGGGCAGTCTCCTTGGCATCTTTGCCAGCCGTTGCAGGTTCTTCATACTGCGAGCGGATGTAGTTCACGTAGACCTGCGCGCGCTGACGCAATTCCGGCGGCGTTTCCGCATCCTGCGAAATACGCTCTGCAATCGGCATCGCCTTGGCGTAATCCTTCTTCTCCAGATAGGCCAGCATCACTAACTCCCGGGCCGAATGACGGAAGCCGTCATTGTCCATCAGGGCAGTCAGTTCGTTGATGACCTCATCGGCCTTGCCCTGATCCAGCATCAGCGCGTTGGCGCGGATCCGTGCAAGGCTCTGGATGACAGCAGGAAGATCGGCGTTGCTTGCGGCGTCCTTGAACAGGGCAATCGCCGCGTCCACATCGCCCTGCGCAGCCTTCTCGGAAGCAATGCGCATTTCCGCAAGCACCGGATAGCCACCGTTGCCGTCAGCCTTGATGGCTTCCAGGGCAGCCATGGCTTCGTCCTTCTTGCCTTCGTCCGACAATTGCAGCGCCTGAATGAACGCATCCCCCGACTTGGCAGCCTGTGTCTGGCGCCAATATTCGTAGCCTTTGTCCGCGGCAGTTCCCAAAACGACCAGAAGAGCGAAGCCAATTACATAGGGACCAAACTTGTCCCAGAGTTTCTTGATTTGCTCGTGGCGCAGCTCTTCATCGACTTCACGAATAAAATCGGACTCAGACATCATTCCTCGCTTGCACCGGACAATTGGACCGGCAGACTTTCTTTTCGACTGCCCGCAGGCAGACCAATATTCCGTTTCTGTTGCGGGACATTAGCCGGTCCCAGTGCATGACGCAATCATGCAATGCGGCGCAATTGCTCTCCCAAGCGGGAAAAACGCGAAAAACCCCCAAGAGGAGCAACACGGAGGCGACTTTCGCGGGATGGGGGCCGATTTTTTCGACAATTGCCCAGCCTTCTCAGCTCTTTGGCAAGCAATCATGGCCGCAATGGGACTGCCTGTCAGGCCAGCCCGATTTTGCCCCGTTTATCCGCATCAAAACAGCGGACTGACACCAAACGCCCACTGGTGTAGGCCAAAGATCATGGCGCAATAGAAGGCTAGCCCGAGACCGATAGCATAGAGATCGCCCATCATGCTCCCTTCGGGAACAACCACCAGCCCTGCCCGGATCCGGCGCTTGAGCGAAATGCGATAACTGACGGCATAGAGCAGGAAAAAGCCGAACAGGATCACGTCCGACAGTTCGCCGTTGGCCAGCAGATGCGCAAACGCCCATGTCTTGATGGCAATAGAGAGAGGAGAAGTCAGCTTCTGCTTGATCTTGCCCTTGAACATCGCAGCAAACAGGAAAACCACAGCAAACAGCATCAGAGTCGCCGCCAGATGCCTGGTCCAGATCGGTGGATACCAGAGAATGAACGTGCCCTTGGATGCAAAATAGCCAACATAGACCAGCGCAATGGCAACAAGAGCAACAACACCATGCATCATGCGATAGCCCGTCACCCCGATCCGGCTGACGAACCCTTCCTTGAGCGACACATTCTGTGGAACCAGATGGATGGCCAGAAAGACAGCCAGCCCGACACAAAGCAATATCATGAACCAATGAACTCCAGCTTGAAAACAGGTTGCAGACGGCAAAAGAGCGCTCGCCCGCATTAAGGAATAGTACCTAAACAGTGCGAGCGGTAGCCCGCGGCACTGCAAAAGTCAAATCTTGAATGTCAAATTCAAGACACCATACCCGTCAAATCTGCGTCAAAATCGCCCATAAGCAGCCCTTTCGGGATCATCCATTGGGCCTGATAGACAAATAATTGATTGACCTTCATGAGCAGTTGCCGCAGGCTCTGATCTGGAGTTTTGGCCAAAATCCGGGCTCGACCACTGCGTAAGCTTGCAAACACCCAATTTCAATCAGCAGAAACTGTCACCAACGACGCGCTTGCCCATCGTTGCAACAACAGGAGTCACCCATGCCCATTTCGCCCAAAACAGCGATGGAGTTGCTAGAAGGCCGGCGTATCGAAATCAACGCATTGAGCAACCTGTCAAAGGAGGCGCGCGGCGTCGTGCCGCTTGATCAGCAGAGCATCGGGCGGCTTTCCCGGATGGATGCCCTACAGGGGCAGGCCATGGCAGAGGCAACCCAGAGGCGCCGCATACTCGAGCTTCAGAAAATCGAGCAGGCCATCAAGCGCCTTGAAAACGGCGACTTTGGCTATTGCGTCGAGTGTGACGAGAAAATTCCCCTGGAGCGACTGGAGCTGGACCCGACAGCGACTCTCTGCGTCGCCTGCGCAACCAAAAAGGAAAAGTCCGGAAAATGACCGTGCGCGAAGGCGCGCGCCCTCGCAGGCAGTCACATTTCAGGCGGCAAGACCGGCAAAACAGCCCCAAGTGAGACTCAAAGGTTACACTGCACATTTTTTTGATGGGTAAAACCACGTGGCAAGGATCACAACACTTCTTATTCGATCAGGAATTCGTATTCTGCTCTTGTAATTTTCAAGACCTGTGCTTATCGACACGATCTTAGCAAGCACACGCATTCACATTTCAGACAAGTGATACATCCGGAAGGGACACCATCATGCTGGCTCAGGGCAGTTTGATCATTTCTACACTCAAGACGATCCTCATATCGCCTGCAATCAGGGCCGCAGCCATCGGCGCGACATTGATGACCCTGGCAGGGACAGCCCCCGGCCATGCCACTTCCGATAACGCGGTGCAGATCAGGATCGACCTGTCCAAGCAGCAGATGTTCGTTTCCGTCAACGGTTGGCGCAAATACACCTGGCCGATCTCTTCGGCCCGTGACGGCTTCAACACGCCGGAAGGTCTCTATCGCCCGGTACGGATGTATGAGGACTACCGGTCCAAGGAATACAACAACGCCTCGATGCCCTATTCCATCTTCTTCTATCGTGGCTACGCGATCCATGGCACGACGGCCATCAAGTCGCTGGGGCAGCCAGCCTCGCACGGCTGCGTACGCCTGCATCCGGACAACGCCAAGGAGCTTTACGAACTGGTGGAGCTGAACGGCAAGGACAACACCCGCGTATTCATCACGGAATAGTCCGGATCACATCATCGACTGCAATGAACACAAGAAGCCCGCAAAATTTGCGGGCTTTTTTCGTAACAATGGCTACACCATTTCTTTACCATAGAAGATAAAATTTAAGTCAAATCAAAACCATCCCAACCATAATAGAACAATATTAAGATTCAGAGGCAAAACTCGTAGTAAAGCAAACAAATCCACTAAACAGGGATACGGGATCATGATGCTGCGACGAGTATTCATTTCTTTGGCCTGCTCACTGGCCTGCATGGCTGCTTTCGCCGGCAGTGGCTTTGCCTCGACAACCAAGGCAACACCGAAGGAAGAAACCATAATCGATGCGATGAGAAGCCAACCCATCTTTGGTCAACTTCGCCTGCTTGGCGACACCGCATCAATGACGAAGGCCTCAACCAGGAAGCCGATTGTTGCCAAGATCGATATTTCCGAACAGCGCATGAATGTCTATGTCAACGGCCACATCACTCATAGCTGGAAGGTCTCGACAGCGCGCAGCGGCTATTACACACCACGCGGGGAATATGCCCCCTACCGCATGCACACCATGTGGCGCTCGCGGAAATACAACAACGCGCCGATGCCTTATGCGGTCTTCTTTCACAAGGGTTGGGCAATCCACGGAACAACGTCCATTTCGCGCCTTGGTCGCCCGGCTTCCCATGGCTGTGTGCGCCTGCACCCGGACAACGCCAAGACCCTCTTCAAGCTGATCAAATCGGCCGGCGGTATGAAATCTGCCCGGGTCATCATTTCCAACTAGCGCGCCTCCAGCCCTCCTCCCGGGCACTCTCCTCACGGAGGCATCAAAAGCGCGACCGGCGTCTCCTCCCAATGGCCGCGCTTTTTTCTTGCCCGAATGGACCACGAGGACATGACCTGCGCCACCTGGCAAGCAAGAGCCCCCTACCTCAGGAGCTTGAGCGACCCTGTCAGGGAACGAATCCACTTCGTCCGCCCAACCAGCCCCAGACCATCGATCAGCTCACCAGAAAGATCCCTGTCCGGGAAAGCCTTTTCATAGTCGGCATAATCATGCAGCGAGCGGGCAAAAGCCGGAAACGGCACCACGGCTCCCTCATCTTCGCGACTTCCCAGCGCCTTGAGCAACAAAACCCCCATCGTCTCCTGCGTTGCCTGCAGGATGGGAACCGGCAGGCATGAACTGACGTCAACCGAACGGCCAGCCTGATCGGCAAGACTGCGCGCGGCAAGCAATGGCTGCCTTGCGCCAAGACCAATGGCAATGGCGCTGGCCGTGTTGGCGATCAGACCAACAGGCATATCCGGATTGATGACAATGGCAAGGCGAAGATCACTTAACATAACGGACTTGGCTCCTTCTAATTTGAACGCGCCGATCCTAGGCTGGTTGTCAGGTAATTTTCTGCCTTTTATTGCCAATTCCCACCCAATCAAGGTAGAGTCTACCTGAAAATTAATAAATCGGGAAATTTGTGACCATGTCTTATTCGTCAGCCGACACCCGCATCCTCAAGGCACTACAGGAAGATGGTCGTCTGACCAATCAGACACTTGCCGACAAGGTCGGGCTCTCCACCTCCCCCTGCTGGCGCAAGGTACGGCAGCTGGAAGACAGCGGTGTCATTGATGGCTATTCGGCCCGGATCAATCGCCGCGCGGTCGGGCTTGGTGTTCTGGCGTTCATTCGAGTCAAGATCGACAGCCATAGCGAGGAAGAATCCGAACAATTCGCCCGGCAGGTTCAGACCCTTGACAGCGTGGTTGCCTGCTACAGCCTTGCGGGCGACGCAGATTTCCTGCTGCAGGTCGTCGCGAAGGATCTGGATGACTATGCCGACTTTGCGATGGACGAAATCCGTCGCCTGCCCCGTATCAAGGAAATGCAATCATCGATGGTGTTGCGGGAAATCAAGCCATTTGCAGGCTATCCCCTCGGCCAGCTGAAGTAGGCTGCAATCAAAACAAAAGGGGCGCCTTGCAGCGCCCCTCAAAAATCTCGTCATACGGCCGCGGCATCAAACTGCCACTCCTATTCCCACTCGATCGTTCCTGGGGGCTTGGAGGTTACGTCATAGACGACGCGGTTGATGCCCTTCACTTCGTTGATGATGCGGGTGGCCGCCTTGGAGAGAAACTCCATGTCGAAGTGGTAGAAATCGGCGGTCATGCCGTCGACCGAGGTCACCGCACGCAGGGCACAGACGAACTCATAAGTGCGGCCATCGCCCATCACGCCAACGGTCTGAACCGGCAGCAGCACGGCGAACGCCTGCCAGATGGCATCATAAAGG
Proteins encoded:
- a CDS encoding Lrp/AsnC family transcriptional regulator; the protein is MSYSSADTRILKALQEDGRLTNQTLADKVGLSTSPCWRKVRQLEDSGVIDGYSARINRRAVGLGVLAFIRVKIDSHSEEESEQFARQVQTLDSVVACYSLAGDADFLLQVVAKDLDDYADFAMDEIRRLPRIKEMQSSMVLREIKPFAGYPLGQLK
- a CDS encoding NnrU family protein, translating into MILLCVGLAVFLAIHLVPQNVSLKEGFVSRIGVTGYRMMHGVVALVAIALVYVGYFASKGTFILWYPPIWTRHLAATLMLFAVVFLFAAMFKGKIKQKLTSPLSIAIKTWAFAHLLANGELSDVILFGFFLLYAVSYRISLKRRIRAGLVVVPEGSMMGDLYAIGLGLAFYCAMIFGLHQWAFGVSPLF
- a CDS encoding tetratricopeptide repeat protein, which encodes MMSESDFIREVDEELRHEQIKKLWDKFGPYVIGFALLVVLGTAADKGYEYWRQTQAAKSGDAFIQALQLSDEGKKDEAMAALEAIKADGNGGYPVLAEMRIASEKAAQGDVDAAIALFKDAASNADLPAVIQSLARIRANALMLDQGKADEVINELTALMDNDGFRHSARELVMLAYLEKKDYAKAMPIAERISQDAETPPELRQRAQVYVNYIRSQYEEPATAGKDAKETAQ
- a CDS encoding TraR/DksA family transcriptional regulator gives rise to the protein MPISPKTAMELLEGRRIEINALSNLSKEARGVVPLDQQSIGRLSRMDALQGQAMAEATQRRRILELQKIEQAIKRLENGDFGYCVECDEKIPLERLELDPTATLCVACATKKEKSGK
- a CDS encoding L,D-transpeptidase; the protein is MMLRRVFISLACSLACMAAFAGSGFASTTKATPKEETIIDAMRSQPIFGQLRLLGDTASMTKASTRKPIVAKIDISEQRMNVYVNGHITHSWKVSTARSGYYTPRGEYAPYRMHTMWRSRKYNNAPMPYAVFFHKGWAIHGTTSISRLGRPASHGCVRLHPDNAKTLFKLIKSAGGMKSARVIISN
- a CDS encoding L,D-transpeptidase → MLAQGSLIISTLKTILISPAIRAAAIGATLMTLAGTAPGHATSDNAVQIRIDLSKQQMFVSVNGWRKYTWPISSARDGFNTPEGLYRPVRMYEDYRSKEYNNASMPYSIFFYRGYAIHGTTAIKSLGQPASHGCVRLHPDNAKELYELVELNGKDNTRVFITE
- a CDS encoding PQQ-binding-like beta-propeller repeat protein, yielding MRTATGVRTGTRFLGYAGKAAMLALVAGLVGCSSVSDFAGDMNPFKTPEDILPGERQTLFDTAAVATVEDQSPVSISGAVDFSSWTQAGGTATNNPPNVSFSGQGNRVWSVNAAIRGGDSDERAAARPVSVGGRVAVYSPDGQVSVYNVSNGSRLWNQSVRPESEKGSALGGAVAMDSARVFASTGFSELVALDAGTGRRLWTFQMDAPARGAPIVAGNLVLAVSATNSLFAVNISDGKEVWTFEGIPQGTGLLGSGAPAVSGNMVFFSGTSGELVAIDLKTGESRWSDTIVQGSRRYAISGISAIAGGPVVFDGVVFAASVSGNTIAVRTRDGERIWDRSLGSIHTPVVSGNTLFLVDLDDRVVALNRQNGKIRWSSQLPTVRSKKTSTSWAGPVLAGNRLWVTSSDGKMAAVDPKNGQITLTRETKDPVFIPPIAVSGRLITLSGSGRLAAYN
- a CDS encoding DUF2000 domain-containing protein, yielding MLSDLRLAIVINPDMPVGLIANTASAIAIGLGARQPLLAARSLADQAGRSVDVSSCLPVPILQATQETMGVLLLKALGSREDEGAVVPFPAFARSLHDYADYEKAFPDRDLSGELIDGLGLVGRTKWIRSLTGSLKLLR